A DNA window from Hemitrygon akajei chromosome 26, sHemAka1.3, whole genome shotgun sequence contains the following coding sequences:
- the LOC140716903 gene encoding transmembrane protease serine 13-like isoform X2, giving the protein MASRQNFYSNYLPDHVQPPAYEDSREVYPPPPYHNQPQNQPPYINAGRYPAHPYPSTGPAPHQPYYVPAPAPRPPPTQVTQNKVPKSSNCCNLKRRTYYCIISLFLVLSALGIGAWIIFKFLVVSPKGSVSNHCSSPIIHCNGISDCEDNSDELGCVRFSERESQLEIYGWKDKQWLPVCYTAWSQSLADRTCQQLGFQSSYHSYSIAAKQSPTFVVNVTEGKTNIQSMLSYSSQCSTNNAVGLRCVDCGKRFKTSSRIVGGAPAQLGKWPWQVSLQYKSQPVCGGSIISHDWVITASHCIFDEEALNPSNWKVYSGFISQQQLSSATLRFVSKIITHENYNSETNDNDIALMKLTKPLEITATVSNTLLEARVNIIDRATCNQRSVYNGFVTDRMICAGNLSGGVDSCQGDSGGPLACEVSGTYYLAGITSWGVGCARVNNPGVYTRVTQFTDWIFTQMEANK; this is encoded by the exons ATGGCTTCTCGTCAG AATTTTTATAGCAATTATTTGCCAGACCACGTTCAACCACCGGCGTATGAAGATTCACGAGAAGTTTATCCACCACCTCCCTACCACAATCAACCACAAAACCAACCCCCTTACATTAACGCTGGCCGCTATCCTGCTCATCCTTACCCCAGCACCGGACCAGCACCACACCAACCCTACTATGTTCCGGCTCCAGCTCCAAGACCTCCTCCAACTCAAGTCACCCAAAATAAAG TTCCAAAGTCTTCAAATTGCTGCAATCTAAAGAGGAGGACCTACTATTGTATCATCTCCCTGTTTCTAGTACTTTCTGCACTGGGCATTGGTGCTTGGATCATCT TCAAGTTCTTAGTGGTTAGTCCAAAAGGATCAGTGAGCAACCACTGCTCAAGCCCAATAATCCACTGCAATGGCATCAGTGATTGTGAGGACAACAGCGATGAACTGGGATGTG TCCGATTCAGTGAAAGGGAATCACAGCTGGAGATCTATGGGTGGAAAGATAAACAATGGTTACCTGTTTGCTATACTGCCTGGAGTCAATCATTGGCAGACAGAACATGTCAACAACTGGGGTTCCAAAG TTCTTACCACAGCTATAGTATAGCTGCAAAGCAATCTCCAACCTTTGTGGTGAACGTAACAGAAGGAAAGACCAATATACAAAGTATGTTGAGCTACAG TTCCCAGTGTTCCACCAACAATGCCGTCGGTCTCCGTTGTGTTG ATTGTGGTAAAAGGTTCAAGACATCATCCAGAATCGTGGGTGGAGCACCTGCCCAACTGGGAAAGTGGCCCTGGCAAGTTAGTCTTCAATACAAGTCACAGCCAGTGTGTGGTGGATCCATCATCTCACATGACTGGGTGATCACCGCAAGTCACTGCATTTTTGA TGAGGAAGCACTTAACCCATCCAATTGGAAAGTGTACAGTGGCTTCATTTCACAACAGCAGCTCTCAAGTGccactttgagatttgtctcaaAAATCATCACTCATGAGAACTACAACAGTGAGACCAATGATAATGATATTGCTTTAATGAAGCTCACCAAACCATTGGAGATAACAG CCACGGTCTCCAACACCCTTCTGGAAGCTCGTGTTAACATAATCGATAGAGCGACCTGTAACCAGAGAAGCGTCTACAATGGATTTGTAACAGATCGCATGATCTGCGCTGGCAACCTCTCCGGGGGAGTCGATTCATGTCAG GGTGACAGTGGTGGGCCTCTGGCATGTGAGGTGTCTGGAACCTATTACCTAGCCGGAATTACAAGCTGGGGTGTTGGCTGTGCTCGAGTAAATAATCCAGGTGTTTATACACGGGTGACGCAATTCACAGACTGGATCTTCACACAAATGGAG GCTAACAAGTAA
- the LOC140716903 gene encoding transmembrane protease serine 13-like isoform X1 → MASRQNFYSNYLPDHVQPPAYEDSREVYPPPPYHNQPQNQPPYINAGRYPAHPYPSTGPAPHQPYYVPAPAPRPPPTQVTQNKVPKSSNCCNLKRRTYYCIISLFLVLSALGIGAWIIFKFLVVSPKGSVSNHCSSPIIHCNGISDCEDNSDELGCVRFSERESQLEIYGWKDKQWLPVCYTAWSQSLADRTCQQLGFQSSYHSYSIAAKQSPTFVVNVTEGKTNIQSMLSYSSQCSTNNAVGLRCVDCGKRFKTSSRIVGGAPAQLGKWPWQVSLQYKSQPVCGGSIISHDWVITASHCIFDEEALNPSNWKVYSGFISQQQLSSATLRFVSKIITHENYNSETNDNDIALMKLTKPLEITDKVRPVCLPFYNQEFTGGTSCWITGFGRVEESSTTVSNTLLEARVNIIDRATCNQRSVYNGFVTDRMICAGNLSGGVDSCQGDSGGPLACEVSGTYYLAGITSWGVGCARVNNPGVYTRVTQFTDWIFTQMEANK, encoded by the exons ATGGCTTCTCGTCAG AATTTTTATAGCAATTATTTGCCAGACCACGTTCAACCACCGGCGTATGAAGATTCACGAGAAGTTTATCCACCACCTCCCTACCACAATCAACCACAAAACCAACCCCCTTACATTAACGCTGGCCGCTATCCTGCTCATCCTTACCCCAGCACCGGACCAGCACCACACCAACCCTACTATGTTCCGGCTCCAGCTCCAAGACCTCCTCCAACTCAAGTCACCCAAAATAAAG TTCCAAAGTCTTCAAATTGCTGCAATCTAAAGAGGAGGACCTACTATTGTATCATCTCCCTGTTTCTAGTACTTTCTGCACTGGGCATTGGTGCTTGGATCATCT TCAAGTTCTTAGTGGTTAGTCCAAAAGGATCAGTGAGCAACCACTGCTCAAGCCCAATAATCCACTGCAATGGCATCAGTGATTGTGAGGACAACAGCGATGAACTGGGATGTG TCCGATTCAGTGAAAGGGAATCACAGCTGGAGATCTATGGGTGGAAAGATAAACAATGGTTACCTGTTTGCTATACTGCCTGGAGTCAATCATTGGCAGACAGAACATGTCAACAACTGGGGTTCCAAAG TTCTTACCACAGCTATAGTATAGCTGCAAAGCAATCTCCAACCTTTGTGGTGAACGTAACAGAAGGAAAGACCAATATACAAAGTATGTTGAGCTACAG TTCCCAGTGTTCCACCAACAATGCCGTCGGTCTCCGTTGTGTTG ATTGTGGTAAAAGGTTCAAGACATCATCCAGAATCGTGGGTGGAGCACCTGCCCAACTGGGAAAGTGGCCCTGGCAAGTTAGTCTTCAATACAAGTCACAGCCAGTGTGTGGTGGATCCATCATCTCACATGACTGGGTGATCACCGCAAGTCACTGCATTTTTGA TGAGGAAGCACTTAACCCATCCAATTGGAAAGTGTACAGTGGCTTCATTTCACAACAGCAGCTCTCAAGTGccactttgagatttgtctcaaAAATCATCACTCATGAGAACTACAACAGTGAGACCAATGATAATGATATTGCTTTAATGAAGCTCACCAAACCATTGGAGATAACAG ATAAAGTTAGACCTGTCTGTTTGCCATTCTACAATCAGGAATTCACAGGTGGAACGTCTTGTTGGATTACAGGATTTGGTCGCGTAGAGGAGAGTTCAA CCACGGTCTCCAACACCCTTCTGGAAGCTCGTGTTAACATAATCGATAGAGCGACCTGTAACCAGAGAAGCGTCTACAATGGATTTGTAACAGATCGCATGATCTGCGCTGGCAACCTCTCCGGGGGAGTCGATTCATGTCAG GGTGACAGTGGTGGGCCTCTGGCATGTGAGGTGTCTGGAACCTATTACCTAGCCGGAATTACAAGCTGGGGTGTTGGCTGTGCTCGAGTAAATAATCCAGGTGTTTATACACGGGTGACGCAATTCACAGACTGGATCTTCACACAAATGGAG GCTAACAAGTAA